The Nitrospirota bacterium genome window below encodes:
- a CDS encoding polysaccharide biosynthesis protein, with protein MRQFIEGKTILVTGGTGSIGSEIVRQLLTYDPKMVRVLSRSEHMQYQLIQELGRLPNLVCFIGDVRDPERLNRASVEADVIFHVAAMKHVPLCEFNAFEAIESNVIGAQNVINAAITNKVKQVIAISTDKAVNPMNVMGATKLLAEKLFTSAHHYAGVSGTKFACVRFGNVLGSRGSVVPAWIDQIVKGQPMTITDPDMTRFFLSIPQAVSLVFKAMNRMVGGEIFILKMPVLRMGDLAEAVIQHFSPDQGIDPTAVERKIVGIRPGEKMYELLMTEDESSIALEVDEMFIIPPHIEIPHRGLMRRTYEGAQPAPTAGYDSRRDLPLGRRSILLMLQEVFPERVRRPSPYRAALTA; from the coding sequence ATGAGGCAGTTTATTGAAGGCAAGACGATCCTTGTGACCGGCGGCACCGGCTCCATCGGGTCCGAGATCGTTCGACAACTGCTCACCTACGATCCCAAGATGGTCCGGGTGCTGTCCCGTAGCGAGCACATGCAATATCAGTTGATTCAGGAACTGGGGCGTTTGCCGAACCTCGTCTGCTTCATCGGAGATGTGCGGGACCCCGAACGATTGAACCGCGCGTCGGTTGAAGCCGACGTCATCTTTCACGTCGCCGCGATGAAACATGTGCCCCTCTGTGAGTTCAACGCCTTCGAAGCCATCGAGTCGAACGTCATCGGCGCGCAGAACGTCATCAACGCCGCCATTACGAACAAAGTGAAACAGGTCATTGCGATCAGCACGGACAAGGCCGTGAATCCGATGAACGTGATGGGCGCGACCAAATTACTGGCGGAAAAACTGTTCACGAGCGCGCACCACTATGCCGGGGTCAGCGGGACCAAGTTCGCCTGTGTCCGGTTCGGCAACGTGTTGGGCTCCCGGGGCTCCGTCGTGCCGGCCTGGATCGATCAGATCGTCAAGGGTCAGCCGATGACGATTACCGATCCGGATATGACCCGATTCTTCTTGTCGATTCCGCAAGCCGTGAGTCTGGTTTTCAAGGCGATGAACCGCATGGTCGGAGGGGAGATCTTCATCTTGAAGATGCCGGTGTTGCGCATGGGGGACCTGGCGGAGGCGGTCATTCAGCATTTTTCGCCGGATCAGGGCATCGATCCCACGGCCGTCGAACGAAAGATTGTGGGGATTAGGCCTGGCGAAAAGATGTACGAACTACTCATGACGGAAGACGAATCGTCTATCGCCTTGGAAGTCGACGAGATGTTCATCATCCCGCCGCACATCGAAATCCCCCATCGAGGCCTGATGCGCCGCACCTATGAAGGTGCCCAACCGGCACCGACGGCAGGATACGACTCCCGGCGCGATTTGCCGCTGGGGCGTCGGTCGATTCTTCTAATGTTGCAAGAAGTGTTTCCCGAAAGAGTTCGGCGTCCTAGTCCCTATCGTGCGGCGCTGACAGCCTAG
- a CDS encoding flagellin produces MALTVNTNIPSLTAQRNLGHSNDLLAKSLERLSSGLRVNRSADDAAGLSIATKLSFQSRGLRVAVRNAGDAGSLVNTAEGAFNVATNIIGRLRELAVQAASDTNTASDRSTLHGESALLVAELNRLAGTTEFNGASLLDGSFSSGKIQVGANADQTISFSLGDVRAAQLGKFAAFSVNIENGIGSAGASEQSGYGAITAGEFNINGQLVGATTATDDQVSVLELFYNQTGGTLQLGDGTVGASGATASASVAAGGGTSATSNNIAVQLATGVGSLYINGTAITSLANVSGTSIHSGSSAAYTTNSQFVSAFVAKINAAGITNVTARQNTDGSTYALVATKGTDLKLSYLNATSAGSQLSSVGLASQAVGSGTAASEVSNYNGQSGAIAKAAAINNVRGKTGVAGVAITNSFSQTTTVGAGTLAANELFVNGFAIDATANVAAGDSTGVLRAAINAKTASTGVTAAVNSSGGLVLSAADGRNISVFSGSANATTITGASQGVNQYRGAVRLTSQADVSFSGRTTDFGAATTGVPYTTNLTNSLAVLDITTQDGANTAILSLDAALAQISKVRSDVGALTSRLELTTQALTVSAENQEAAAARIKDADFAYETAQFTRNQILVQAGTAILSQANSTSQIALQLLK; encoded by the coding sequence ATGGCGTTAACAGTCAATACCAACATCCCCAGTTTGACCGCGCAACGTAATTTGGGCCACAGCAACGACTTGTTGGCCAAGTCGTTGGAGCGTCTGTCATCCGGTCTTCGAGTCAACCGTTCAGCGGACGACGCAGCCGGATTGTCGATTGCGACCAAGCTGAGCTTTCAGTCCCGAGGCCTGCGTGTGGCTGTGCGGAATGCCGGCGATGCCGGATCCCTGGTCAACACGGCGGAAGGCGCATTCAATGTCGCGACCAACATCATCGGCCGGTTGCGTGAGTTGGCCGTGCAAGCAGCCAGCGATACCAATACGGCGTCCGATCGTTCAACCTTGCACGGTGAGTCTGCCTTGCTGGTTGCGGAATTAAATCGGTTGGCCGGTACGACAGAGTTCAACGGTGCATCCTTGCTGGACGGTTCGTTTTCATCCGGCAAGATTCAGGTCGGCGCCAACGCCGACCAAACGATCTCCTTCTCGTTGGGTGACGTGCGCGCAGCCCAGCTCGGAAAGTTTGCGGCTTTTTCCGTGAACATTGAAAATGGGATCGGGTCAGCCGGTGCGAGTGAACAGAGTGGTTACGGCGCCATCACAGCGGGCGAATTTAATATCAACGGTCAGTTGGTTGGAGCGACCACGGCCACGGACGATCAAGTCTCAGTGCTGGAGCTGTTTTACAACCAGACCGGCGGTACCCTCCAGTTAGGCGATGGTACGGTCGGAGCATCCGGAGCAACCGCGTCGGCCAGCGTGGCGGCAGGCGGAGGAACCTCGGCGACCAGCAACAACATCGCCGTCCAGCTGGCGACGGGCGTCGGAAGCCTCTACATCAACGGGACGGCGATCACCAGCCTAGCCAACGTGAGCGGCACGTCCATCCACTCAGGAAGCAGCGCGGCGTATACGACGAACAGCCAGTTCGTATCGGCATTCGTGGCCAAGATCAATGCAGCCGGGATCACGAATGTCACGGCACGGCAGAACACCGACGGGTCCACGTACGCATTGGTCGCCACCAAAGGGACCGATCTCAAGTTGTCGTACCTCAATGCCACGTCAGCCGGGTCGCAGTTGAGCAGTGTCGGTTTAGCGAGCCAGGCGGTGGGGTCAGGCACTGCCGCGAGCGAGGTCAGCAATTATAACGGCCAATCCGGCGCGATTGCCAAGGCGGCGGCCATCAATAATGTGAGGGGGAAGACCGGAGTGGCTGGGGTAGCCATTACGAACTCGTTTTCCCAAACCACAACCGTTGGTGCCGGCACACTTGCGGCTAATGAGCTCTTCGTCAACGGTTTCGCAATCGATGCGACGGCTAATGTTGCAGCCGGCGATAGCACGGGCGTCTTGCGGGCGGCGATTAACGCCAAGACGGCCTCTACAGGGGTGACCGCGGCCGTGAATAGCTCGGGGGGATTAGTCCTGTCAGCCGCAGACGGGAGAAATATCTCGGTATTCTCGGGGAGCGCCAATGCAACCACCATTACCGGTGCGAGCCAGGGCGTCAATCAGTATCGTGGCGCCGTCAGGTTGACGTCGCAGGCTGATGTCAGTTTCTCCGGGAGAACCACGGACTTCGGCGCAGCCACTACGGGTGTGCCCTACACGACGAACCTCACCAATTCGTTGGCTGTGTTGGACATCACGACACAAGACGGCGCCAATACGGCGATTCTGTCTCTCGACGCGGCCCTTGCGCAGATCAGCAAGGTGCGGTCCGACGTTGGAGCCTTGACGAGCCGGTTGGAGCTGACGACACAGGCCCTGACGGTGTCCGCTGAGAATCAGGAAGCAGCGGCGGCCCGGATCAAGGACGCGGACTTCGCCTACGAAACGGCGCAATTCACGCGAAACCAGATCCTGGTGCAGGCCGGTACGGCGATTCTGTCGCAGGCGAACAGCACCTCGCAGATTGCGCTACAGCTTCTGAAGTAG
- a CDS encoding DUF115 domain-containing protein — MSFFEQNLAILLMRNPEVAAMMTEQVDCSHIEVVPSKQPGVLTAWVTSPSGERVLLHNMEDPINSARRSAEKQEMKGENASILLGFGLGYLAIELAKKLEKKHPVVICEADPAILKTALTHVDLTEVLRSDFVRILTGHEIGLERWIQLLAVKFMTAKVDVICYGPSMRLQPEAYERLKDIAQKESRAIILNRNTTIKAGQRLMENFLMNFPEVIRSAGVKRLENLFQGRPAILVSAGPSLEKNIHLLRELDGRAVIIAVDTALRLLLPLGIKPDIVTTIDFNQINFEKFKDVPIDPEISLVYHCGGYYESIRAFHGPRFTQSHVPNRIPDWLLQYVDDKGDIASGTTVAHLSFHLARLMGCDPITLIGQDLAFPKNQIHAADLSLWKVSTEDWDTVEDIFGEPVGTMGSFKHAIHHFEKAFKDTQALIIDATEAGAKKAGARVMRLRDVIDEYCAVPKIDIKGMLRHQSEQEDPVRMDALLGEMDGVSGELGSIQKECKEILGVVRKLRKRIDKGQMNDEEFGKLSMAAETLTQEMDRHGRVLYLLGEQNYALELYMVQHAIAEIDEIEDVDEKITQQITRAEVYYPSVTRAAGLLKAPLDRLIHKLKRARELELKPLGADATAEDWYQYGLAYGKIEYGHEALQAVQKALARKPDHVPALKFAASLFLAANRTSEALDVLVRLRSLTRSDRKLEELVQEAQAKHQAWETRTARLKEEFAGKVPTESLEEAGWFYYRTKDYAKAVSILARAALQHPTAETYAKLGHAKLKLEQRDGAVEAWEQALALDPSRADLYKAMGDLALEQGSEEQAEAFLQEACRLEKDDLDAFEKLARLYLKRGANMEAGLCYENMLRLVPNRTDLMLQIAALYQRQVSLATTQ, encoded by the coding sequence ATGAGCTTCTTTGAACAAAACCTTGCCATCCTCCTGATGCGCAATCCAGAAGTGGCCGCCATGATGACCGAGCAGGTTGATTGCAGTCACATCGAGGTCGTTCCCTCGAAGCAACCGGGAGTGTTAACGGCCTGGGTCACGTCGCCATCAGGAGAACGCGTGTTGCTCCACAATATGGAAGACCCGATCAACAGCGCGAGACGCTCGGCCGAGAAACAAGAGATGAAAGGAGAGAATGCCTCTATTTTGTTGGGATTCGGCCTGGGATATCTCGCGATTGAACTGGCAAAGAAGTTGGAGAAGAAACATCCCGTGGTGATCTGTGAGGCTGACCCGGCTATTCTGAAGACAGCGCTCACTCATGTGGATCTCACCGAAGTCTTGCGTTCCGACTTCGTACGGATCCTCACCGGTCACGAAATCGGACTGGAAAGATGGATCCAGCTGCTCGCCGTGAAGTTTATGACCGCAAAGGTGGACGTCATTTGCTACGGACCGTCGATGCGACTCCAGCCAGAGGCCTATGAACGTCTCAAGGACATCGCGCAGAAAGAGTCCCGTGCCATCATCCTGAATCGCAATACAACCATAAAGGCCGGTCAACGGCTCATGGAAAACTTTTTAATGAATTTTCCAGAGGTCATTCGATCGGCCGGAGTCAAACGTTTGGAAAACCTGTTTCAGGGTCGTCCGGCTATTTTGGTCTCGGCGGGGCCTTCGCTGGAGAAAAACATCCATCTCCTTCGTGAACTGGATGGGCGGGCCGTCATCATTGCCGTCGATACGGCTCTGCGCCTGCTGTTGCCTCTTGGGATCAAGCCGGATATCGTGACCACCATCGACTTCAACCAGATCAATTTCGAGAAGTTCAAAGACGTTCCGATCGATCCTGAAATTTCCCTGGTCTATCACTGCGGGGGATATTACGAAAGCATCAGGGCGTTCCATGGCCCTCGTTTTACGCAATCTCATGTTCCGAACCGCATCCCAGACTGGCTCTTGCAATATGTTGACGACAAGGGCGACATCGCGTCCGGGACGACGGTCGCCCATCTCTCCTTCCACCTCGCTCGGCTGATGGGTTGCGATCCCATCACACTCATTGGACAGGATTTGGCGTTTCCCAAGAATCAGATCCATGCGGCCGATCTGTCGTTGTGGAAAGTCAGTACCGAGGACTGGGACACCGTTGAGGACATCTTCGGGGAGCCGGTGGGTACGATGGGCTCATTTAAACATGCGATTCATCATTTCGAAAAGGCGTTCAAGGACACACAAGCCTTAATCATCGACGCGACGGAAGCCGGGGCAAAGAAAGCCGGCGCGCGAGTGATGCGGCTTCGGGATGTCATAGACGAGTATTGCGCGGTGCCGAAGATCGACATCAAGGGGATGCTGCGCCATCAGAGCGAACAGGAAGACCCGGTCAGGATGGACGCGCTACTGGGAGAGATGGATGGCGTGAGCGGGGAACTCGGCTCGATACAGAAGGAGTGCAAGGAGATCCTCGGTGTGGTGCGCAAGCTTCGGAAGCGAATCGACAAGGGACAGATGAACGATGAGGAATTCGGCAAGTTGTCGATGGCCGCCGAAACGCTCACGCAGGAAATGGATCGTCACGGCCGTGTGTTATACCTCTTGGGTGAACAGAACTATGCCTTGGAACTCTACATGGTGCAGCATGCCATTGCGGAAATCGATGAAATCGAAGATGTCGATGAAAAGATCACGCAACAGATTACGCGGGCTGAAGTGTACTATCCCAGCGTGACCAGAGCCGCAGGCCTTCTGAAGGCACCGTTGGATCGACTGATCCATAAGCTGAAGCGGGCTCGTGAGCTGGAACTCAAGCCGCTGGGGGCCGACGCGACAGCGGAGGATTGGTATCAGTATGGTCTCGCATACGGAAAAATCGAATATGGGCATGAGGCGCTCCAGGCCGTGCAGAAGGCGTTGGCGCGTAAACCCGATCATGTGCCGGCGTTAAAGTTTGCCGCCTCGTTGTTTCTGGCCGCCAATCGGACCAGTGAAGCCCTGGACGTATTGGTGCGGTTGAGAAGCCTCACGCGATCCGATCGGAAGCTTGAAGAATTGGTGCAAGAGGCACAGGCAAAGCACCAGGCCTGGGAGACCCGCACGGCTCGGTTGAAAGAAGAGTTCGCAGGAAAGGTTCCGACAGAATCCCTCGAAGAAGCCGGGTGGTTTTATTACAGGACGAAGGATTACGCCAAGGCGGTTTCCATCTTGGCTCGAGCGGCTCTGCAGCATCCCACTGCGGAAACCTATGCGAAGCTCGGCCATGCCAAACTGAAGCTGGAGCAGCGGGACGGCGCGGTTGAAGCCTGGGAGCAGGCGCTGGCGCTCGATCCCTCACGAGCCGATCTGTACAAGGCGATGGGGGACTTGGCGTTGGAACAAGGGTCTGAGGAACAAGCCGAAGCATTCCTCCAAGAGGCCTGTCGATTGGAAAAGGACGATCTCGACGCCTTTGAGAAGCTGGCGCGTCTCTATCTCAAGCGTGGAGCCAACATGGAAGCGGGACTTTGTTATGAGAACATGCTCCGCTTGGTGCCCAATCGGACAGATTTAATGTTGCAGATTGCGGCCCTCTATCAGCGCCAAGTTTCGTTGGCGACGACACAATGA
- a CDS encoding sialidase family protein codes for MGKRLEAKGEGDSQKALALRPMFLAITDRFVVYKGLQDEALFPGLTRAANGDLLVSFCTQFDCQPGGEAFLLRSTDEGRTWDRPISIVRSQRPDGCINLSVGLTTLRNGTVLYPCCDTKITRKWDQHEADLLILRSHDHGSTWSDPIPIHTDVIEPFAYGKIIELRNGALLCPIWGKRQSDEPWRTGLVRSRDGGQTWGEHVTIGYDPYTRIPSPQDEVVHCAGFNEATLMELPDGPILAVLRQQGVGPDVRQLFQCLSSDGGHSWSAPQPMSLWGTSPSLHLTESGLLLLGYRNYMGNPQGLAAPGVGMSLSEDFGATWTEHRLLDDPQGYSYQHEFEAGYPAFLDLDRHRTLVVFYSFDPALDSPRYLAANLLNLPGC; via the coding sequence ATGGGCAAGAGGCTTGAAGCGAAAGGTGAGGGGGATAGCCAGAAGGCTCTCGCCCTTCGCCCCATGTTTCTCGCCATCACTGATAGATTCGTCGTGTACAAAGGCCTTCAAGATGAGGCCTTGTTTCCGGGCCTCACTCGTGCCGCCAACGGGGACTTGCTTGTCAGCTTCTGCACCCAATTCGATTGTCAGCCTGGCGGAGAGGCGTTTTTGCTTCGCTCCACGGACGAAGGCCGGACGTGGGACAGGCCAATTTCAATCGTGCGGTCCCAGAGACCGGACGGCTGTATCAACCTCTCAGTCGGTCTGACCACGCTCAGGAATGGCACGGTACTTTATCCCTGCTGCGACACCAAGATTACGCGCAAGTGGGATCAACATGAAGCCGATCTATTGATATTGCGTTCGCATGACCATGGGTCCACATGGTCCGATCCAATTCCGATCCATACAGATGTGATCGAGCCCTTTGCCTATGGGAAAATTATCGAGCTGAGAAATGGGGCTCTTCTCTGCCCGATTTGGGGGAAACGGCAATCCGATGAACCTTGGCGGACTGGCCTGGTTCGTTCGCGAGACGGCGGCCAGACATGGGGTGAACATGTCACTATCGGGTATGACCCTTATACGAGGATACCATCCCCTCAGGATGAGGTGGTGCATTGTGCCGGATTTAACGAAGCAACGTTGATGGAGTTGCCTGATGGGCCTATCCTGGCCGTTCTGCGCCAGCAGGGAGTGGGACCGGATGTACGACAACTATTCCAGTGTCTGTCCTCAGATGGTGGCCATAGCTGGTCTGCGCCTCAGCCGATGTCTCTATGGGGAACCTCTCCCTCGCTCCATCTGACGGAATCCGGCCTGCTACTACTCGGGTACCGAAACTATATGGGAAACCCTCAAGGGCTTGCGGCACCTGGCGTCGGTATGAGCCTGAGCGAAGATTTCGGCGCGACATGGACTGAACATCGATTGCTCGACGATCCCCAAGGTTATTCATATCAACATGAATTCGAAGCCGGTTATCCGGCGTTTCTCGACCTCGACCGCCATCGGACCCTGGTGGTGTTCTATAGTTTCGATCCCGCTCTTGATTCTCCACGGTATTTGGCCGCCAATCTCCTCAACCTTCCAGGCTGCTGA
- a CDS encoding flagellar protein FlaG, with protein sequence MVEKIDGNVPGAIQPRPVERANVPEAKTPPVTKQAPVVASPSYDFQFRVNTETQEITAFVVDPQTRAVIREIPAKEMRAASDVIRSLIGPRIDRVV encoded by the coding sequence ATGGTTGAAAAAATCGATGGAAATGTCCCTGGCGCGATTCAGCCTCGTCCGGTCGAGCGCGCCAATGTCCCGGAGGCGAAGACCCCGCCGGTCACGAAGCAGGCGCCGGTGGTCGCGTCGCCATCGTACGATTTCCAGTTCCGCGTGAATACCGAAACGCAGGAAATCACGGCCTTCGTCGTCGATCCGCAAACCAGAGCGGTGATTCGAGAAATTCCAGCCAAAGAGATGCGTGCCGCGTCCGATGTGATCAGAAGCCTGATCGGGCCGAGGATTGATCGGGTCGTGTAA